TTGAATAGTCAAAAGACATACTGGTTTAGATTCTAAAAATTTCCGTTCGAGCATccaaactaatttttttaacgTTAAAAAAAAACGTTTAGACAAGTAATTGTGGTAACGTTACCTGAATTTAATCTGAATTGAATCGTTGCTCTCCATTAAAAAAACCAAGGCCAGCGAAACAATGTATTGGTTCAATCATCACTTTATGTTTTCAAAACCTAATATCACGTTAAGCATATATTGGGTGCTTGTATTGCTTTTATACAtgttttcaatttaattttattgtttaaaaaaactGAACCAATATAGATATAAAACTTGCTTATTCAAGTTGCCTTCAACTTTTATTTTCAACGAAAACAACCAACTTCAATTTGGCTTATCTTTTGCATTTAATTGCATTATTTTTATGGTGATAAATACCCATTGAACTTAATGTTGTAAATTTATactaaaaacttattttagTGATTCTACCTCTTATAACTTGTAAAACTTATTAGTTGTGTTTAAAAGAGACTTAAAATGAACTTATAAAGGCAAAGACCTATAACTAGAAAGCCATAAAACTTATCTATAAAACTTTAAACTTTGTGCTTTCCAATCTTCATGGTCTtcaatatttttcttctttgttgatgttgttgtctTCATCAAAACTTTGCCAAGGTCAAGGAGAGACTCTTCTTCACAATAACACCTCTTCCCATCATACGTTATTCAATTATGTCTTTGCAGTGTACCGTCCCATCAGTCAATCTTCCCGCGCGAGGACTTGTCGGAGGTCTCTATTGCGGGCAATGCACATGCATTGTcctatcaactaaggtctatggCCGACCCACCGCCCACGTTCTTGGAGCTTTTTGACATGAGACATCTATTTGCACAATTTTCTTTAGACTTTTCAAGAAATTGCTGCATTCTGATGAAAGGATCTTCCATCTGAGTCCATCTATTCTCACTCTCTTCCTGAATTTTGCACCTTCAGCCTTGCTAGTCAGATATCCTGGTGGCATGTATTTGAAATGAGAACACCACTTGTAGCAATCATTCTTTGTTCTCACACCTTTCATCACAACTTTATATGTTGCATTTGTTACTTGACATCCATACTTGCTGAAAGTCACATTCAACTCCAAATCACAAATTTGGCTTATACTGATTAAGTTTGCAGTCAAACCTTctacaaggaatacttcactaAGTTCAGGTGAAGTTCTACTGTCAAGTTTTCCAGATCCTATGATTTTTCCTTTGACTCCACCACCAAAAGTTACATCTCCTGCAGCATGTGGTTTTAAATTAGCAAAATATTATTCTATACCTGTCATATGTCTGGAACATCCACTGTCAAAGTACCAATCTTCTTTCAATGATACTTCTGCAGAGGTAGAGCCAACAAATGCATTCAAATTGCTTTTAGGCctccattctttcttctttgatttgTGACTCCAGACTGAGATGTCTTAGCCTTTGGATATCCATGTAGCCTATAACAATGTGATCTGATGTGACCATGTTTTCCACAGTGATTACATTTCCATCCTGAATTTCctttcttctgaacatgagatgTTTGTGGATACACATGTTTGACCCCATGTTGAGACAATTGGTTTGACACGTGAAATTCAGATTTCCTCTCAGCAGGTACAAACTGATGAGTTGTCTTTTTGAAATCATTAGTTGTGGAATCATTCTCATACCCCAACCCTTTCAGGTCTTTGGTAGTCTTTCCTGATTCTAGCATCAAATCAAACATAGCAGTACCATTATTTAACATACGTATAGATTTGATCACACCTTCAATTTTGGATTTCAGAACAGACACCTCCTCCTGAAGATTGTCATTGATACTGAGAAGATCTTGCTTTTCTTTACGTAGTTTCTTCACAGTACTATTTAGCTTCATACCATAGTCACAAGCTTCATGCCACTTTTTCAGTAAGATCTCATAGTTTTCAGCTAGTTCTCCTCCTGAGACATTCTTATTACTGGAATCTATCTCTGAGTTATACTTCACCGTTAATCCCATTACAGGATTTTCACCTTCATCTTCTGAATCATCATCAAACCAGGTAGCCACCATTCCTTTTCCTTGCTTCTTTAGAAAAGTAGCACATTCAGATCTAATGTGGCCATACCGTTCACACTCATGACATTGCACTCCTTTTGCTTTGTTAGATGtgtcttcttccttgttcttcagTGCATTCCCTGAGTTCTTGATGATGTCAGACCGTTTGTCTGAGACATTTGGTCTGGCTCTTCTGTCAAATTTTCTCATGACCCTGTTGAACTTCCTACCAAGCAAGGCTATGGCTTCTGACAAATTTTCGTCTGCATCTTTGTCACTTTGATCTTCATCCATattagacacaaaagcaatgcttttgtTCTTTTTCTCTGGCCAATCATTCAGAGACATTTTAAAAGTTTGTAATGATCCAATAAGTTCATCCACTTTGATGCTACTGATATCCTGTGCCTCATCTATGGCAGTAACTTTCATGTCAAATTTGTTGGGCAATGACCTGAGAATTTTTCTAACAAGCTTCttatctgacataggttctcccagagcaaaATAAGCATTAGCAATATCACGTACACGCATGTGAAACTCAGAGATTGTTTCTTCCTGCTTCATCTTGAGATTTTCAAACTGAGTAGTTAGCAGTTGAAGTTTTGACAAACGAACTCTGGTTGTGCCTTCATGAGCAACCTTAagaatctcccaagcatccttaGCAACAATGCAAGTATGAATCAGCATgaacatgtttttgtccacaCCATTGAAAATAGCATTAAGAGCCTTAGAATTTGCAGCAGCTTCTTCAACTTCTGTCTTGCTCCAGTTCACTTCAGATTTGAGTTCAATAGTAGACGTTCCTTCTTTAGTTTGTACTGGATGAGTCCACCTTTTAAGCACTGACTTGTACACTTTTCCATCATTAATAGATCTGAGAAATGCAACCATGCGAGCCTTCCAGGAGTCATAATTTGTCCCATCAAGCATAGGTGGTCTGTAAATTGAACCCACATCCTTGCCGTTGTCCATGATACCAGAATAGTaaatccctggagctcacccaattagaacagggtgcctgctctgatgccaattgaaattctggcacaCGCGGAAagatgttctaccagatgtctaagacatcttgtacaatATGATACAAAACAGTTAATTGAATAGGcaatataaagaacataaactGAGACAAGACACACAAGATTGTTAACCCATTTCAGTGcaaaatcacctacgtctggagggttttcacctaagagaaagataatccactattcagagaaattgtacacaaaaggtcttaattgaacacaaaaggtcttaattGTACAAGAAAACTAGGACTAcaatcaagcttcagaagaagagTCCTCATCTGCAgtttcttcagatccttcctcctctgcAGCAACACCTCTAGGCTCACCCTTTTGGCCTGCTTCCTCCTTAAGCTTGAGAAGAAGTGCATCCACCTTCAGCTTCCTCTCAGAAGTAACCTTGATTGACTCCTGCTGCTCCTTGGAAAGGTCCTCCAACTCAGCAATAATAGTCTTAGTTcctgatgaccctagtttagtagtgtttttagggtcatttatttgtttgctttgaatctttttgttgagtctcatgtagtgtttcatgcattctcaagtatttttatctttatttgtgtttttactttgtattggtaattttatagttttatagggacctttcttgcattttaagtaagtgtATGACTTTCagatcttttctacttgaattaaGGGTCTTTTATGCTAATAATCTCTTGGAGTTCCTATAtatttttccttgctttgttcctaagtaatcaggtctgaaactactgaagaaagaaggccaagaggcttggaaaattgaagggaggcttaaaggggagtaAATAAGAAGTTTAAGAGactttctagcatgtagagagcgctcacGCGCTCGTGTAGAGCGCCTAAGCACCAATTGGTTCACTATTTATATCATGCTAGagaggaattggcgcctgaacgctcctgttgagcgcctgagcgccaattacctccagaagCTACTTTTTTcacttggaattggcgctcaggcgtgcttaattggcgctgagcgcccagactcgacctgtttgcctataaataggctttttgtcatttctatacattcctaaataagttagaagtaaggTTAGGCtttggagcttgaggagaagctttctccaagtccatgtttCAGGTTTTATCCTTTCCTTCTTGCATGGgttctatagccatgcttgaCTAAAGCCCtcttgctttgggttctttgtaagactcttgatgttttaatcttaattcctatttctattcatgaattctctgagtaaacccttgaatcccatatcttTGCTTCATCTTTTAAGCTTGAACGCGtactagctttatgcttttctataatagaacggaagtttgttatagattagggacttgttgtgggattaccccttctatgcttgctactaggaatagaggaagggttggggtttgttggcctgaattgcatgcttagtgcctttagcaaatgtttaggttgtcaaggaattgtgcctatcttttgacttgagaggattgtctatgcgaggcgaTAGATGATTAATTAGGCTAGAGCATCAatgagagactcagagttttgtggatagaataggttgactaaaactgaattatttaagcaagaacccaaggcatgctcaccattgttctcacacacttatatttcaattgcttgttaattaatcacctagaaatcaaccttaaaactgaattttattcgctttcctaccgtgaactcgaggcttaaactgaattctcataccaattccctgtggttcgataaattaaaaccggtaGATTCtatacacttgcagattgaccaataagtttttggcgccgttgccggggaattgtttgtggtttttggtttaagtttttagtttatggttttaatttttgtttttatctttgtctagaattggtgctactactCTTTCTCTGTTTGAGTGTCACACTTTTAGGTTAGTCTCACGGGTGACACCGTCATGGGTGGCcgaatgacggaggaggagatgcaagcccatattgaggccagaatccaagaggggatcaccctccggttacgtgaacaagaagttgagaatgccaaccggtctcttctTGAACTCACTTCATCTactatgagttatgactatcccgggagcattgcttttcccgagggagtgggaagctttgagttgagaccggcattcatcaacttggtgagccaaagccaatatggtggaAGTGCCCTGGAAGATCCTCAcgctcacatggagaggttcattgtaaggccctaaattcattttatgttgttttgaggaaaattgaataaaaatgaagttTTTGTTCAAGTTTGGAAATTGACAGATTTCggctgtcaacttgtgtgaatttttagagggtcttaacgacctcatttgggaaaacatccttcatgagagttgtagccctttacgTGTAGAAAATGCTcaaagtggaatcaggtcattccgacccctttagctcgagatattcgaaTATTACCGAGTGTGGTTCTGGCAGTAAAGTGCCAGCGAATTAAtttgtgcatttttattttaattccgaatttggttaggttatttaattaaaaagagcaggttttaattaaataagactTGGTTAGGGTTTTTAATTAATTGGGTCAAAGGTGATGAGATTTGGGCTTGAAAAGGTAGAagccaaaccctagcccactttgcATGGGGTTTAGTTTAGCCaagggggaaaccctattctatCACAATCAGAAAACtgagatacactacagcaccttcacgtgaaaaacaaagagagagcagaagagagaaaagagagaacgtgtgagagaagagaagggagtcGCCGCCcaaaccaccaccatcgtcgccagtcacgcgcgcgagcaagggagaAAGCGCAAGAGAGAGGGATTCGCGAGGGAGAGGAAAGAGAGAACAGGGACAACAACTTTTGAACCTTCTTTTCATCTCCaaacttctgtttttccatcaccaAACAAGGTAAGGGATGATCCTAGGTTTGGGTAGTATATTAGGGTCTTGCTATGGACTGGTTGGCACAGTATCAcgttttgttggattgtgctaataaggCCGTAGTCTTTCCGGATTCTGGCGTTACGGATTACCTGAATTCGTACAATTTGGGAAAGGGCTCACCAGCATTCGTGAACTCTATTGTAGCTGAGGCGAAGAACGACGGCGACGTACGCAACATTTTGGTGGTGCAACATTTTATGGATGTGTTTCCAGAGGATGTGCCCGGATTACCGCAAGTAAGAGAATcagagttctctattgataTTATGCCCCGTACATGACCAATATCAAAGGCGCCTTATCGGATAGCACCAGCAGAGTTGGCGGAATTAACAAAACAGTTGGAGGATCTCTCTTCCAAGGGATTTATCCGACAAAGTGTGTCGCCATGGGGAGCACCAGtgttgttggtgaagaagaaggacggaaggtccagattatgtgtggattaccgacaactcaacaaggtgacagtgaagaatcgttatccgatgcctcggatagatgatttgatggatcaacttcgggttgctgttgttttctcgaagatagatctgcAGCCAGGATATCACCATATCTGTGTCAAGGAGGCggatatccagaagaccgcattcagaactcgatacgggcattatgagtatCTCGTGATGCCGTTTGAGGTtacaaatgcacccgcagtgtttatggactacatgaacagagtgttcaggccattcctggacaagttcgtggtggtgttcattgacgatattttgatttactcgaagagtaaggaagaacacgaagagcatttgcgtcaagtgctaggagtattgcgaGGGAAGGAGCTATACGCTAACGGCTCGAAGTGTGAGTtatggatggaagaggtgaagttccttggtcaagtcatatcaagtcagggtttggctgttgaccctagcaaaattgaatcgatcatgtcatgggaacaacctaagacagcaagcgacattAGAAGTTTTTTCGGACTcgctggctactatagacgcttcgtgaaggattatgcaaagttgacttcaccgttgactcagttgacaaagaagaatcaaccttttgcatggatggagaaatgtgaagagagttttcaggaaatgaagaagagaaTGACTACTGCACCAATACTAGCCTTACCTAAGGAGGGTGAACCATACGATgtttactgtgatgcttcacataatgggttgggctgtgtaatgatgcaagagaagaaagtgattgcttatgcttcgcgacaaCTGAAGattcacgagaagaactatcctacgcatgatttggaattggctgctatagtgtatgctctcaagatttggaggcatgacctgtatggcagtacgttcacgatctacagtgatcacaagagtctgaagtatttgttcgatcagaaggatctgaacatgaggcaacgaaggtgGATGGAACTCCTGCAGGACAACGAGTTCGacctacagtatcatccggggaaaaccaatgttgtggctgacgctcttagtcgaaaggctatgcatgtatcctcgttgatggtcaaggagttagaactgctgGAGGtgttccgagatttgagtttggatgTGGAGATAGCTCCAGGGAAGCTTAGTTTCGGGATGGTGACTGTGTCGAGTGGGCTCTTGGATGAGATCAAATCGAAGCAAGAGACCGATGAAGGATTGCTTGAGTGGCGCAAACTAGTTACTCAAGGGAAGACACCAGAGTTTGCTGTCGGAAACGATAACATACTGCGTTGCAACGGGCGAGTCTGTGTACCCAACGACGCAACTATGAAGAGGTTGATCTtagatgaaggtcacaagagcaggttgagcattcatccgggaatgaacaagatgtatcaagacctgAAACTTCATTTTTGGTGGCCcgggatgaagaaacaagtagccGAGTATGTGTCGAAATGCTTGatttgtcagaaggctaaggtaaACCATCAGAAGCCAACTGGAAAACTACAGTCGTTGGATGttccagagtggaagtgggacaacGTTTCTATGGACTTTGTGACGGCGTTACCCCTAACACGAAGAAGatttgatgcaatttgggtagTGGTTGATCGACTGACGAAGACCGCCCACTTCGTGCCgatcaatctgaactacaacGTGGAGAGACTAGCAGAGATCTACATCGCTGAGATTGTTCGTCTGCATGGTGTACcgtctagcattgtgtcggacagagatCCGAGATTTACATCGTGTTTCTGGGGAGCTTTGCAGCGAGCTATGGGAACCAAGTTGAGtttgagttccgcttatcatccacagacggatgggcaaaccgaaaggactattaaatccttggaggatttgcttaGAGCTTGTGTACTAGATCAtaaaggaagctgggatgagttgttgccgccgattgagttcacctacaaGAACAGTTTCCATGCAAGCATCGGGATGGCaccttatgaagctttgtatggtcggagaTGTTGTACGCCTTTGTgttggcatcaagatggggagagctTAGTTATTGGACCCGAGTTGGTTCAGCGAACTACAGAAGAAGTAAAGCGAATCCAGGAAAAGATGAGGATTTCGCAGAGTCTTCAGACGAGCTATGCTGACAACAGGAGAAAAGAGCTGGaatttcaagctggagatcatgtcttcttgtgggttaccccgatgaatggtgtcggaagggcgatcaagtctaagaagcttactccaaagttcattggaccgtaccagATTACAGAGCGAGTTGGGTCAGTGGCATATAGGATTGCGTTGCCGCCTTTCCTATCTAATATCCATGATgtgcttcatgtgtcgcagCTGCGAAAGTATATGGCTGATGATTCTCATGTTCTGGAAACTGATGACATTCAGCTAAAGGATGATCTGACGATGgtgatgccacccatcaagatcgtcgaccggAGCACGAAGCACttgagaaacaaggaggtgtccTTGGTGAAGGTCGTGTGGAGTCAAGCTACGGGCGACGCGACTTGGGAATTaaaggataagatgcgggagtcacatcccgatTTGTTCGtgaacccttaagtttcgaggatgaaactgttttaaggggggtggtattgtaaggccctaaattcattttatgttgttttgaagaaaattgaataaaaatgaagttTTTGTTCAAGTTTGGAAATTGACAGATttcaactgtcaacttgtgtgaatttttagagggtcttaacaacctcatttgggaaaacttccttcattagagttgtagccctttaagggTAAAAAAGTTTCGAactggaatcaggtcattccgaccccTGTAGCTCGACCTATTCGAATTTTACCGAGTGTGGTTCTGGCAGTAAAGTGCCAGCGAATTAAtttgtgcatttttattttaattccgaatttggttaggttatttaattaaaaagagcaggtttttaattaaataagacctGGTTAGGGTTTTAAATTAATTGGGTCAAAGGTGATGAGATTTGGGCTTGAAAAGGTAGAagccaaaccctagcccactttgcATAGGGTTTAGTTTAGCCAAGGGGAgagggaaaccctattctttcacaatcagaaaactgagatacactacagcaccttcacgtgaaaaacaaagagagagcagaagagagaaaagggaGAATGTGTGAGAGAtgagaagggagccgccgcccaagccaccaccatcgtcgccggtcacgcgcgcgagcaagggagagagccCGAGAGAGAGGGATTCGCGAGGGAGAGGAAAGAGAGAACAGGGACAGCAGCTTTTGAACCTTCTTTTCATCTCCaaacttctgtttttccatcaccaaacaaggtaagggctggtcctaggttTGGGTAGTATATTAGGGTCTTGCTATGGAAATTTCATGAGAAAAGATGTGATCATGAATGTTTTTGCATGAGTTCTATGAACATGTTTATTGCTAGACTTCTATGCTTGAATACCATGTCTAATAATCCTTATTTGATGATGTTGATTtggatctatgattttatgtgaaAATCTTATAAATATATGCTATGTTTGGCTTGTACTTCACATGTTACAACGTGAATGATGTGGGATGTTTTATCTGAAATTTTTAAGTGATTGTATGGTTGTTTGGAGGCTGGACTATGGCTTATGAGGTTGAAAAGGAGGGAAGAAAAttgttttcaaaaccctagagccTCATTgaggttcggccgaaccctatttCCTTGGTTTCGGGGcactttttcctttcttttcatgCATGGGTCGTTAGTCTAGTCTTTTAAAGAATTTACCATGATATGTCATGCATGAACTTGTGTCGATATTGTTGTTGAATAGTTGtccaagggtcgctcacctagccgtaatcccCTTGTGACTTTGGATGTTGTTTTATGAATGATGTGGTATAAAAGGAAGATAAAATTCTAGGTTTCactttagagccttaagaacaaagagaaagagaattaataatgatgtgactcgcttgcaagtgaaattaattagcggacataggtcaggtagactatggtccatgagaacgatgggcttgcacgtgagggtgttttgtggatgagccggttaggtctccacgtgataaccatgatttagtcatgggatagggattgactgtgtgggtcTCCCTGAGTGATTTGTGGATGAGCcggttaggtctccacgtgattgagggttgtactgcGATCCCCTctgagaattgttcatctgcggacgatcgagattggccaaggagttttggtgggttgtgcgaTGTGAGGATCCATTAGTACTGACTAACTGACTGTATATCCATAAACGACATATAACGTTTATATTGTGATACTGTTGTACTTGTGATTGTTATTTttctgttggacctgaccctgttttgtgtttacttgtttatttggggggagGGGGGTAGATGTCGCTCTCGATGGATATGGAGGATATCACGAGGGTGGAGATTGTTCTGGATAGTCCAAATGAAGAGCGACTCTGGGAGGCCGACAATTCCGGAGTGCGGAGGATTTATGTCGGCGGTGCAGTATTCTTGGCAAGGAACCGGTTTGGGTCGCTCATTGCAAGTCAGGTTCTCAGGGACGGATCAGTCATGTTTCCGCATCCTCCAGCTAGGTTTCAGGAGGCCGTGAAAGAAGATACTTCGGAGGATACAGAAGAAGACCCTTCGGAGGACGCGACAGTAGAGTCACGCTTACAAGAGGAGGAAGCAGTGGAGTCTCCGAAACCTGAAGTCAAGCCAGAAGTCCGGGCGCAGCGCGTTCCTGGTCGTCCCAAGTGCTTCAGGGTGGGACATCGGAAAAGTGTGATCATGCTGGAACGGGCCAAGATGAGGGCGCGTGAAGCACAAGCTTATACTCTGAAGCAGGATCAGGACTAGGAGTTCTTTGCAGTGGGACTGAGAGTTTTGCGCCGgactattatttattttattttactgtcGAGATTTTTGAtgtagggctttagcccaaggaTTTATTATTGCACTCTTGGAATTATGGTTTTACTTTCATTAAGAAGTTATTTCTATTCCGaattatatgtttttaattattCCGCAGTGAATTTTTCGTAAGGGTTAAGTTTCGCAATAATTAattcttttatcattaattaaagattaattaattaatcggcgaaaattctttgtgaaaatacacgtgattagttactgtgtgacactcgagaaatcggggcgttacattgtggtatcagagctccggttgagaaaccagagcactaagggttttgggcttacgggtttccgaactcgttgtgttttgtttttgaaaaagatgttttcaaagcttcgtagtgagattgggtagacttgtgtgctaagatgtttgcttggttGTGATTGTCAGaatagtatcattgccgtgatacttgagatagATTATTTATTGTATAACTTAGATATTTCTTTAAAATGAGGGCACTGACATTGGATTGTGGTTCTATTTCTAAGCAGGATGCCTCCGAGACAGGACCCAACCAATGCTCAGCTTGCTCAAGCAATGGCTCAGCTGGCTCAGGTGATGACCCAGCAGGCTGCCACTGCTGCTGCCCAAGCCGTAGCACAACTTCAACGGGAAGCTGAAGAGAACACCAGGAGAGCTGAGGAAGATGACAGAAGGGCACAACGGGCTGAAAGGGAGCTGGCACAGGACCAGATCCGCATGAGAACTGATTTCAATCGTCATGGACCACCTAAGTTCCAAGGCGAAGTTGAGCCCGAGAAAGCTGATCTGTGGATTCAGGAAATGGAGAAAATCTTTGAGGCTCTCCACACTTCTGATGCTGAGAAGGTGAATTTGGCGACCTTCATGCTGAAGGGtgacgctgagtactggtggaggagtGCCAAGCAACTGATGACTGCTAACCATATGGCCATCACTTGGGAGTCATTCAAGAGGGCTTTCATGGAGAAGTACTTCCCAGAGACTGCCAGGGAAGACATGGAGAATCAATTCCTTCACCTGAGACAGGGGACGATGACTATTGGGGAATATGCTGCAAGACTGGAGACCCTGTCCAAATACTTTCGCTTTTTCCAAGTGCAAGTGGATGAAGCGTACATGTGCAACCGATTCATTAGGGGTCTGAGGAATGACATTGAGAAGTCTGTGAGGCCATTTGGGATCAGAGTTTTCCAACAGCTGGTGGAGAAAGCTCGTGAAGTGTAGTCAATGAAGAATCGCCAGAGGGGCAAGTCTGACAATGGAGGTCCGATCCGTTCTGGGCATAGGCCGACCGGAAGGTTTGATGGACAGAGACAAGCTGGTAGGTTTGACAGGGGCATGGCTCCGATGAAGAAGCCTTACCAACGCCCTGCTGACAGGGTACCTTTTGCTGGAAGAGGCGAAGCCCGTGTTCCTAAGGATGATGTCGTCTACTTCAAGTGCAACCAGAatgggcactatgctaatgagTGTGGGAAGGAGATTATATGCTGGAAGTGCCAGAAGCCAGGACACATTGAGAGGGATTGTCCTAATGCTGCTAAGACCGAGCCAGTACTGAATGCTACCAGGGGAAAGCGACCTTCTGCTCCAGGTCGTGTGTTTGCAATGTCTGGCGAACAAGCTGCTGTGACCGATGATCTTATCTAGGGTACGTGTGTTATCGCTGGAACTTCTTTAATGGtgttatttgattctggtgctacacaCTCATTCATTTCTGAGGAGTGTGTGAAAAAGTTAGGATAACTAACTGCTGTTTTACCATTCGATTTGGTGGTGACGACCCCTACCGCTGATCGATTAGTTACACGCACGACATGCTTGCAATGTCCGTTGATTTATgaggatcggaagttccttGCGGACCTCGTCTGTTTAGGGCTTAAAGAGCTCGAAGTGATTCTGGGAATGGACCGGTTGGCACAGTATCAcgttttgttggattgtgctaataaggCCGTAGTCTTTCCGAATTCTGGCGTTACGGGTTACCTGAATTCGTACAATTTGGGAAAGTGTTCACCAGCATTCGTGAACTCTATTGTAGCTGAGGCGAAGAACGACGGCGACGTACGCAACATTTTGGTGGTGCAAGATTTTGGGGATGTGTTTCCAGAGGATGTGCCCGGATTACCGCCAGTAAGAGAAacagagttctctat
This portion of the Lotus japonicus ecotype B-129 chromosome 3, LjGifu_v1.2 genome encodes:
- the LOC130744540 gene encoding uncharacterized protein LOC130744540; the protein is MKNRQRGKSDNGGPIRSGHRPTGRFDGQRQAGRFDRGMAPMKKPYQRPADRVPFAGRGEARVPKDDVVYFKCNQNGHYANECGKEIICWKCQKPGHIERDCPNAAKTEPVLNATRGKRPSAPGRVFAMSGEQAAVTDDLI